The following coding sequences are from one Ornithodoros turicata isolate Travis chromosome 1, ASM3712646v1, whole genome shotgun sequence window:
- the LOC135377906 gene encoding large ribosomal subunit protein uL13m-like: MPPLSNFKRVQQWATFARMWYLYDAKWQNPFQSAEMIADVLAGKHKPIYHPLNNCGDHVVVINTNDIAMPWYEWKYRMYYHHTGFAGGESWTAAWELQDKDSTKVLWKAVYRACPGNLLRRPKMARLHLFPDDKIPPEIAKNISGQLRQLRPVPKKLSEHSSEEIENFPKLFDYPHDYVVK; encoded by the coding sequence ATGCCACCACTTTCCAATTTTAAGCGTGTCCAACAATGGGCTACATTTGCAAGGATGTGGTACTTATATGACGCAAAATGGCAAAATCCATTTCAATCTGCAGAAATGATCGCGGACGTGCTTGCTGGTAAACACAAGCCGATTTATCATCCTTTGAACAACTGCGGCGATCACGTTGTTGTAATCAACACGAATGACATTGCAATGCCTTGGTACGAGTGGAAGTACCGTATGTACTACCATCACACGGGATTCGCTGGAGGTGAATCTTGGACTGCTGCGTGGGAGCTGCAAGACAAAGATTCGACAAAGGTCTTGTGGAAAGCTGTTTACAGAGCGTGCCCTGGCAATTTGCTCAGGAGACCAAAGATGGCTAGGCTACACCTTTTTCCGGACGACAAAATCCCTCCTGaaattgcaaagaatatatctgGGCAGCTACGGCAGCTTAGACCTGTACCGAAGAAACTAAGTGAGCACAGCAGCGAGGAGATTGAAAACTTTCCGAAGCTGTTCGATTACCCCCACGATTACGTTGTCAAATGA
- the LOC135377904 gene encoding uncharacterized protein LOC135377904 has protein sequence MKRFFVFFVKDVDTRDTIQQYLQNVEVANRALSSKLRFAGKHLVSLLPDEKIYVAILPLLMCSSGGIESLLTSWTETSFDCFETDLDVLINELLKFKDLYQFPSNLTSDEGNSAARFLHELLGKLPAVGTYTIDIAADEYLFDELDLESNVQLYGALLRACTWYHVSIQSLNEHESSTSYTWWLDHLGIQRSKLLQQWITVWKGHLHVPNGSSFGNVELQVKVHRENITASHPEFCRDGQPEVLHSSPLHSHTHRIWSSELEILDEFHIDTFRMHLICPILFRLLSHSHQSSNVSRFIQQCGEDNRKGFILRLSYWEDNDVTKRQTSPSMQAWRKAVQQKTLSRIPPRSQDPTGHLHFILIPSFNSAMILPLWKDPAYVDATYLSTNGNYSQVLPSGKLSEAMKSVPCVLTTAGALSLYKDRCLQIRSNTLAGNENVSNVSDATGLLRDIWKEAFILESGGTCRRALPAPLPASEDPSDWPERRFLLQKSLLSSKPTRHLALSKSGAMQPSSTSVSAKDILKLFKGSGEAKHVSKETLQYIECKMKPSITAERLDALAWPYLLHCKYHDLYYNTDTEELESSCNAAKEQLVMDETLTTFDSNLLPTIFKLGPTTKTLECESLQTSPRKNSLAPHAPPVTLRRSPRKRPLIAQNEAGTSSSSLQRRSPRKLSTTQHLRKSPWKRSESARDITSTRKTSHKSMRRKAQVEASSRTNEKLKMKVRIAVANALESHGIAQKDPLFNACGKKLLSICKTFAQDLLGSGRTTQQLQHIADSHAAQVINFERLKIDYNGT, from the exons ATGAAGCGTTTTTTTGTCTTCTTTGTGAAAG ATGTCGATACGCGTGACACAATTCAACAATATCTACAGAATGTTGAGGTGGCAAATAGAGCTTTGTCGTCGAAACTGCGATTTGCTGGGAAGCATTTAGTGTCGTTGCTTCCGGATGAAAAAATCTACGTTGCTATTCTCCCCCTTCTTATGTGCTCTTCTGGTGGCATTGAATCACTG CTCACTTCATGGACTGAAACAAGTTTTGATTGTTTTGAAACTGATCTCGACGTCTTGATAAATGAGCTGTTGAAGTTTAAAGACCTTTACCAGTTTCCTTCGAACTTGACAAG TGATGAAGGTAATAGTGCAGCGCGGTTCCTCCATGAACTACTGGGAAAGCTACCAGCGGTTG GGACTTACACGATAGATATAGCAGCCGATGAATATTTGTTTGACGAGTTAGATCTAGA GTCTAATGTTCAACTATATGGTGCCTTACTACGAGCCTGTACCTGGTATCATGTCTCTATACAGTCATTAAATGAACACGAGTCTTCTACCAGTTACACCTGGTGGCTTGATCACCTTGGCATACAAAGGAGTAAGCTTTTGCAACAGTGGATAACTGTATGGAAGGGCCACTTGCAT GTTCCGAATGGATCATCCTTTGGAAATGTTGAGCTTCAGGTTAAGGTGCATCGTGAAAATATAACAGCCTCTCACCCAGAGTTCTGCCGTGACGGCCAGCCTGAGGTGTTACATTCCAGCCCTCTGCATTCACAT ACACACAGGATCTGGAGTTCAGAGCTGGAGATTCTTGATGAATTCCATATTGATACTTTTCGCATGCATCTGATATGCCCAATTTTATTCCGGCT ACTCTCACACTCGCATCAGAGCAGCAATGTTAGCAGGTTCATCCAGCAGTGTGGAGAAGATAACAGA aaGGGATTCATCTTGCGCCTGTCTTACTGGGAGGACAATGATGTAACTAAGAGGCAGACAAGTCCCTCCATGCAAGCTTGGAGGAAAGCAGTCCAGCAAAAAACACTGAGCC GCATTCCACCCAGAAGCCAGGACCCGACGGGGCACTTACATTTCATCCTCATTCCGTCATTTAACTCCGCTATGATTTTGCCACTCTGGAAGGACCCTGCTTATGTTGATGCTACTTATCTCTCAACAAATGGCAATTATTCCCAAGTTTTACCGTCAGGCAAGTTGAGCGAGGCAATGAAAAGTGTACCTTGCGTACTGACAACTGCTGGAGCATTGAGTCTCTACAAAGATAGGTGCTTACAAATAAGAAGCAATACTTTAG CAGGGAATGAAAATGTAAGCAATGTCTCGGATGCCACAGGACTGTTGAGGGACATCTGGAAAGAAGCCTTTATCTTGGAGTCTGGTGGAACTTGTAGAAGGGCACTTCCTGCTCCCCTGCCTG CGAGTGAGGACCCATCAGACTGGCCAGAACGACGTTTCCTTCTACAAAAGTCATTGCTGTCATCGAAGCCTACACGGCACCTTGCTCTATCAAAAAGTGGGGCTATGCAACCCAGCT CAACATCAGTATCTGCTAAGGACATTTTGAAATTGTTTAAAGGATCTGGCGAAGCAAAGCATGTGTCTAAAGAAACTCTGCAGTATATT GAATGCAAAATGAAACCATCTATCACTGCAGAAAGGCTTGACGCGCTAGCATGGCCTTACTTACTCCACTGCAAGTACCATGATCTGTA CTACAATACAGACACTGAGGAGCTGGAAAGCAGCTGCAATGCTGCTAAAGAACAGCTAGTCATGGATGAAACGTTAACAACATTCGACTCCAACCTTCTTCCTACTATTTTTAAGTTAGGCCCTACAACCAAAACGTTAGAATGTGAATCTTTGCAAACAAGTCCTCGGAAAAATTCACTTGCACCTCATGCACCTCCTGTTACATTGAGGAGAAGCCCAAGGAAACGACCTTTGATCGCACAAAATGAAGCTGGGACATCATCTTCCTCATTACAAAGGAGGAGCCCTAGGAAACTGTCTACTACACAGCACTTAAGGAAAAGCCCATGGAAACGAAGTGAAAGTGCACGAGACATCACCTCCACTAG AAAAACTTCTCACAAAAGTATGAGGAGAAAAGCACAAGTAGAAGCCTCAAGCAGGACGAATGAGAAGCTTAAAATG AAAGTAAGAATTGCTGTGGCCAATGCTCTAGAGAGTCATGGCATTGCTCAAAAGGACCCGTTGTTCAATGCTTGTGGGAAGAAACTGCTTAGCATATGCAAGACATTTGCACAG GATCTTCTTGGCTCTGGCCGAACTACTCAGCAGTTACAACACATTGCTGACTCTCATGCAGCACAG GTAATTAATTTTGAACGCCTGAAGATAGACTACAATGGCACATGA